One genomic window of Magnolia sinica isolate HGM2019 chromosome 3, MsV1, whole genome shotgun sequence includes the following:
- the LOC131240589 gene encoding pre-mRNA-processing factor 39-1-like isoform X3 — MAPSSHTCTPNPLESALTHPNHSSSSKELHPVSSLHHQHSSYSLLPPLELHHLASENETVLLKALSLSLFLSLIHPWLALASTNRMADSEPVFAQTATVMEYPPMGYASADYAVAHSTTVSDGVCTAGAASGDSTVSAAPTDPVHPVPDGSSVGIGNTYNMDPDLVKSEAPLDPTYNVKAVGVTDASANVGSEESVVVESNPPLGYDSTNGNHVSETRSFAAAGNGENGSALNEAGEAAVDPQFEEAISTEEDRLWSSVRANCLDFNSWTALIQETEKVAEDNILKIQKVYDAFLAEFPLCYGYWKKYADHEARLGAIDKVVEVYERAVQAVTYSVDIWLHYCMFAISTYGDPDTVRRLFERGLAYVGTDYLSYPLWDKYIEYEYSQQEWGHLAMIYTRILENPIQQLDRYFNSFKELAGSRPLSEIQTAEEAAVAVASSKTSSQGVDGSVHPDGMEQSPKPLSAGLTEAEELEKYVAIREDMYKKARDFDAKILDFETAIRRPYFHVRPLDDPQLDNWHNYLDFIEKGDDFNKVVKLYERCLIACANYPEYWIRYILCMEASGSMELANNALARATQVFVKRQPEIHLFAARFKEQSGDISGARAEYQLMYSELSPGLLEAIIKHANMEFRLGNLDAAFSVYEGAIATEKGKEQSQILPMLFIQYLRFLYLVAGNGEKAREIQAGVLEHVELSKPLLEAVIHLESIQSFPKRIDYLDSLVEKFITPYPDNPNMTSITEREELSSIFLEFLDLFGDPQSIKKAENRHFKLFLHQRSVVSESKKRRAEDFLASEKAKMAKSYAAVPSQAQSLIGAYPNAQNQWAAGYGLQPQAWPQAPQAQGQQWNPAYSQQAGYSSYAGYSGYPQVSTTTPQSGAAYTYPQAYPPAQQAFPPQSYAQTAPALAPAPQQTPVPQAYYGSYY, encoded by the exons ATGGCGCCTAGCTCGCACACGTGTACCCCGAATCCTCTTGAATCAGCCCTGACGCATCCTAACCACTCATCTTCCTCAAAAGAGCTTCACCCCGTAAGTTCACTTCATCACCAGCACAGCTCGTATTCTCTTCTCCCACCACTTGAGCTACACCACCTTGCGAGCGAAAACGAAACCGTCCTtttgaaagctctctctctctccctcttcctttcC CTTATCCACCCCTGGCTTGCGTTGGCATCAACAAATAGAATGGCAGATAGTGAACCTGTGTTTGCACAAACAGCGACTGTCATGGAATATCCACCCATGGGATATGCCTCTGCCGACTACGCTGTGGCCCATTCGACCACTGTTTCCGACGGTGTTTGTACTGCTGGTGCTGCTAGCGGGGATTCAACTGTCTCTGCCGCTCCCACAGATCCTGTTCATCCCGTGCCAGATGGTTCTAGTGTAGGCATCGGAAATACATACAATATGGATCCAGATTTAGTTAAGTCAGAAGCTCCCCTCGACCCAACATACAATGTCAAGGCTGTTGGAGTGACTGATGCCAGCGCGAACGTTGGCAGCGAGGAAAGTGTGGTGGTAGAATCGAATCCTCCCCTTGGTTATGATTCTACAAATGGCAATCATGTCAGTGAAACAAGGAGTTTCGCTGCGGCAGGAAATGGTGAGAATGGGAGTGCTTTGAATGAGGCTGGTGAAGCTGCTGTTGACCCGCAGTTTGAGGAGG CGATTTCTACTGAAGAAGATCGACTATGGAGCTCTGTAAGGGCTAACTGTCTGGACTTCAATTCCTGGACTGCGCTCATCCAAGAGACAGAGAAAGTGGCAGAG GATAAtatattaaaaattcaaaaagtataTGATGCATTTTTAGCAGAATTCCCGTTGTGTTATGGTTACTGGAAAAAGTATGCGGATCATGAGGCACGTTTGGGTGCTATTGACAAAGTTGTTGAGGTGTATGAGCGAGCTGTTCAAGCTGTGACCTATTCTGTCGACATTTGGCTGCACTATTGCATGTTTGCAATATCAACATATGGAGATCCAGATACTGTTCGAAG GCTGTTTGAGAGAGGATTGGCATATGTTGGAACAGATTACTTATCTTATCCCCTTTGGGATAAATATATAGAATACGAATACTCACAGCAGGAATGGGGCCACCTGGCTATGATATACACCAGGATATTGGAGAATCCTATTCAACAACTAGATCGCTATTTTAACAG TTTCAAAGAATTAGCTGGAAGTCGGCCCTTATCAGAAATACAGACAGCTGAAGAAGCTGCTGTGGCAGTTGCCAGTTCGAAGACTAGTAGCCAAGGAGTCGATGGCAGTGTTCATCCTGATGGCATGGAACAATCTCCTAAACCCTTAAGTGCGGGCTTAACAGAAGCAGAGGAATTGGAGAAGTATGTCGCCATTAGGGAAGATATGTATAAGAAAGCTAGAGACTTCGATGCTAAGATCCTTGATTTTGAAACAGCTATTAGGAGGCCATACTTCCATGTGAGGCCCCTTGATGATCCACAGCTTGACAATTGGCACAACTATCTGGATTTTATTGAAAAAGGAGACGACTTCAACAAG GTCGTCAAGTTGTATGAAAGATGCCTGATTGCTTGTGCCAATTATCCGGAATACTGGATACGTTATATATTATGCATGGAAGCCAGTGGAAGTATGGAACTTGCGAATAATGCTCTTGCTCGTGCTACCCAAGTTTTTGTCAAG AGACAGCCGGAGATTCACCTTTTTGCTGCTAGATTCAAAGAGCAGAGTGGTGATATTTCAGGAGCCCGCGCCGAGTATCAGCTCATGTATTCTGAACTTTCACCTGGTCTTCTAGAAGCCATAATCAAGCATGCAAACATGGAATTTCGACTG GGTAACTTGGATGCTGCTTTTTCTGTGTATGAGGGGGCTATTGCCActgaaaaaggaaaagaacagTCTCAAATATTGCCAATGCTATTTATTCAATACTTGCGATTTCTCTACTTG GTTGCCGGTAATGGAGAGAAAGCCAGGGAGATACAAGCTGGAGTTCTTGAACACGTGGAACTCTCAAAACCACTTTTAGAG GCTGTAATCCATCTAGAGTCAATTCAATCATTCCCGAAACGAATTGATTATTTGGATTCATTGGTGGAGAAGTTCATAACACCCTACCCTGATAACCCGAATATGACGAGTATCACCGAGAGAGAAGAGTTGTCTAGCATATTCTTGGAG TTTTTGGATCTATTTGGAGACCCACAATCAATCAAGAAGGCTGAAAATCGGCACTTTAAGCTGTTTTTACACCAAAGGAGTGTTGTGTCAGAGTCTAAAAAACGGCGTGCTGAAGATTTTCTGGCTTCAGAGAAGGCAAAGATGGCCAAGTCTTATGCAGCTGTTCCTTCACAAGCTCAATCGCTCATTGGTGCATATCCAAATGCACAGAACCAGTGGGCTGCAGGTTATGGACTTCAACCTCAAGCTTGGCCACAGGCTCCTCAAGCACAGGGCCAGCAGTGGAATCCTGCCTATTCTCAACAG GCTGGGTATAGTAGTTATGCTGGCTACAGTGGCTATCCCCAGGTATCAACAACAACTCCACAGAGTGGTGCTGCTTACACTTACCCTCAAGCATATCCTCCTGCCCAG CAGGCTTTTCCACCACAGAGCTATGCGCAGACGGCCCCAGCTTTAGCTCCTGCTCCACAACAAACCCCAGTCCCTCAGGCATACTATGGCAGTTATTACTGA
- the LOC131240589 gene encoding pre-mRNA-processing factor 39-1-like isoform X1: MAPSSHTCTPNPLESALTHPNHSSSSKELHPVSSLHHQHSSYSLLPPLELHHLASENETVLLKALSLSLFLSLIHPWLALASTNRMADSEPVFAQTATVMEYPPMGYASADYAVAHSTTVSDGVCTAGAASGDSTVSAAPTDPVHPVPDGSSVGIGNTYNMDPDLVKSEAPLDPTYNVKAVGVTDASANVGSEESVVVESNPPLGYDSTNGNHVSETRSFAAAGNGENGSALNEAGEAAVDPQFEEGTAISTEEDRLWSSVRANCLDFNSWTALIQETEKVAEDNILKIQKVYDAFLAEFPLCYGYWKKYADHEARLGAIDKVVEVYERAVQAVTYSVDIWLHYCMFAISTYGDPDTVRRLFERGLAYVGTDYLSYPLWDKYIEYEYSQQEWGHLAMIYTRILENPIQQLDRYFNSFKELAGSRPLSEIQTAEEAAVAVASSKTSSQGVDGSVHPDGMEQSPKPLSAGLTEAEELEKYVAIREDMYKKARDFDAKILDFETAIRRPYFHVRPLDDPQLDNWHNYLDFIEKGDDFNKVVKLYERCLIACANYPEYWIRYILCMEASGSMELANNALARATQVFVKRQPEIHLFAARFKEQSGDISGARAEYQLMYSELSPGLLEAIIKHANMEFRLGNLDAAFSVYEGAIATEKGKEQSQILPMLFIQYLRFLYLVAGNGEKAREIQAGVLEHVELSKPLLEAVIHLESIQSFPKRIDYLDSLVEKFITPYPDNPNMTSITEREELSSIFLEFLDLFGDPQSIKKAENRHFKLFLHQRSVVSESKKRRAEDFLASEKAKMAKSYAAVPSQAQSLIGAYPNAQNQWAAGYGLQPQAWPQAPQAQGQQWNPAYSQQAGYSSYAGYSGYPQVSTTTPQSGAAYTYPQAYPPAQQAFPPQSYAQTAPALAPAPQQTPVPQAYYGSYY, translated from the exons ATGGCGCCTAGCTCGCACACGTGTACCCCGAATCCTCTTGAATCAGCCCTGACGCATCCTAACCACTCATCTTCCTCAAAAGAGCTTCACCCCGTAAGTTCACTTCATCACCAGCACAGCTCGTATTCTCTTCTCCCACCACTTGAGCTACACCACCTTGCGAGCGAAAACGAAACCGTCCTtttgaaagctctctctctctccctcttcctttcC CTTATCCACCCCTGGCTTGCGTTGGCATCAACAAATAGAATGGCAGATAGTGAACCTGTGTTTGCACAAACAGCGACTGTCATGGAATATCCACCCATGGGATATGCCTCTGCCGACTACGCTGTGGCCCATTCGACCACTGTTTCCGACGGTGTTTGTACTGCTGGTGCTGCTAGCGGGGATTCAACTGTCTCTGCCGCTCCCACAGATCCTGTTCATCCCGTGCCAGATGGTTCTAGTGTAGGCATCGGAAATACATACAATATGGATCCAGATTTAGTTAAGTCAGAAGCTCCCCTCGACCCAACATACAATGTCAAGGCTGTTGGAGTGACTGATGCCAGCGCGAACGTTGGCAGCGAGGAAAGTGTGGTGGTAGAATCGAATCCTCCCCTTGGTTATGATTCTACAAATGGCAATCATGTCAGTGAAACAAGGAGTTTCGCTGCGGCAGGAAATGGTGAGAATGGGAGTGCTTTGAATGAGGCTGGTGAAGCTGCTGTTGACCCGCAGTTTGAGGAGGGTACTG CGATTTCTACTGAAGAAGATCGACTATGGAGCTCTGTAAGGGCTAACTGTCTGGACTTCAATTCCTGGACTGCGCTCATCCAAGAGACAGAGAAAGTGGCAGAG GATAAtatattaaaaattcaaaaagtataTGATGCATTTTTAGCAGAATTCCCGTTGTGTTATGGTTACTGGAAAAAGTATGCGGATCATGAGGCACGTTTGGGTGCTATTGACAAAGTTGTTGAGGTGTATGAGCGAGCTGTTCAAGCTGTGACCTATTCTGTCGACATTTGGCTGCACTATTGCATGTTTGCAATATCAACATATGGAGATCCAGATACTGTTCGAAG GCTGTTTGAGAGAGGATTGGCATATGTTGGAACAGATTACTTATCTTATCCCCTTTGGGATAAATATATAGAATACGAATACTCACAGCAGGAATGGGGCCACCTGGCTATGATATACACCAGGATATTGGAGAATCCTATTCAACAACTAGATCGCTATTTTAACAG TTTCAAAGAATTAGCTGGAAGTCGGCCCTTATCAGAAATACAGACAGCTGAAGAAGCTGCTGTGGCAGTTGCCAGTTCGAAGACTAGTAGCCAAGGAGTCGATGGCAGTGTTCATCCTGATGGCATGGAACAATCTCCTAAACCCTTAAGTGCGGGCTTAACAGAAGCAGAGGAATTGGAGAAGTATGTCGCCATTAGGGAAGATATGTATAAGAAAGCTAGAGACTTCGATGCTAAGATCCTTGATTTTGAAACAGCTATTAGGAGGCCATACTTCCATGTGAGGCCCCTTGATGATCCACAGCTTGACAATTGGCACAACTATCTGGATTTTATTGAAAAAGGAGACGACTTCAACAAG GTCGTCAAGTTGTATGAAAGATGCCTGATTGCTTGTGCCAATTATCCGGAATACTGGATACGTTATATATTATGCATGGAAGCCAGTGGAAGTATGGAACTTGCGAATAATGCTCTTGCTCGTGCTACCCAAGTTTTTGTCAAG AGACAGCCGGAGATTCACCTTTTTGCTGCTAGATTCAAAGAGCAGAGTGGTGATATTTCAGGAGCCCGCGCCGAGTATCAGCTCATGTATTCTGAACTTTCACCTGGTCTTCTAGAAGCCATAATCAAGCATGCAAACATGGAATTTCGACTG GGTAACTTGGATGCTGCTTTTTCTGTGTATGAGGGGGCTATTGCCActgaaaaaggaaaagaacagTCTCAAATATTGCCAATGCTATTTATTCAATACTTGCGATTTCTCTACTTG GTTGCCGGTAATGGAGAGAAAGCCAGGGAGATACAAGCTGGAGTTCTTGAACACGTGGAACTCTCAAAACCACTTTTAGAG GCTGTAATCCATCTAGAGTCAATTCAATCATTCCCGAAACGAATTGATTATTTGGATTCATTGGTGGAGAAGTTCATAACACCCTACCCTGATAACCCGAATATGACGAGTATCACCGAGAGAGAAGAGTTGTCTAGCATATTCTTGGAG TTTTTGGATCTATTTGGAGACCCACAATCAATCAAGAAGGCTGAAAATCGGCACTTTAAGCTGTTTTTACACCAAAGGAGTGTTGTGTCAGAGTCTAAAAAACGGCGTGCTGAAGATTTTCTGGCTTCAGAGAAGGCAAAGATGGCCAAGTCTTATGCAGCTGTTCCTTCACAAGCTCAATCGCTCATTGGTGCATATCCAAATGCACAGAACCAGTGGGCTGCAGGTTATGGACTTCAACCTCAAGCTTGGCCACAGGCTCCTCAAGCACAGGGCCAGCAGTGGAATCCTGCCTATTCTCAACAG GCTGGGTATAGTAGTTATGCTGGCTACAGTGGCTATCCCCAGGTATCAACAACAACTCCACAGAGTGGTGCTGCTTACACTTACCCTCAAGCATATCCTCCTGCCCAG CAGGCTTTTCCACCACAGAGCTATGCGCAGACGGCCCCAGCTTTAGCTCCTGCTCCACAACAAACCCCAGTCCCTCAGGCATACTATGGCAGTTATTACTGA
- the LOC131240589 gene encoding pre-mRNA-processing factor 39-1-like isoform X2, giving the protein MAPSSHTCTPNPLESALTHPNHSSSSKELHPVSSLHHQHSSYSLLPPLELHHLASENETVLLKALSLSLFLSLIHPWLALASTNRMADSEPVFAQTATVMEYPPMGYASADYAVAHSTTVSDGVCTAGAASGDSTVSAAPTDPVHPVPDGSSVGIGNTYNMDPDLVKSEAPLDPTYNVKAVGVTDASANVGSEESVVVESNPPLGYDSTNGNHVSETRSFAAAGNGENGSALNEAGEAAVDPQFEEGTAISTEEDRLWSSVRANCLDFNSWTALIQETEKVAEDNILKIQKVYDAFLAEFPLCYGYWKKYADHEARLGAIDKVVEVYERAVQAVTYSVDIWLHYCMFAISTYGDPDTVRRLFERGLAYVGTDYLSYPLWDKYIEYEYSQQEWGHLAMIYTRILENPIQQLDRYFNSFKELAGSRPLSEIQTAEEAAVAVASSKTSSQGVDGSVHPDGMEQSPKPLSAGLTEAEELEKYVAIREDMYKKARDFDAKILDFETAIRRPYFHVRPLDDPQLDNWHNYLDFIEKGDDFNKVVKLYERCLIACANYPEYWIRYILCMEASGSMELANNALARATQVFVKRQPEIHLFAARFKEQSGDISGARAEYQLMYSELSPGLLEAIIKHANMEFRLGNLDAAFSVYEGAIATEKGKEQSQILPMLFIQYLRFLYLVAGNGEKAREIQAGVLEHVELSKPLLEAVIHLESIQSFPKRIDYLDSLVEKFITPYPDNPNMTSITEREELSSIFLEFLDLFGDPQSIKKAENRHFKLFLHQRSVVSESKKRRAEDFLASEKAKMAKSYAAVPSQAQSLIGAYPNAQNQWAAGYGLQPQAWPQAPQAQGQQWNPAYSQQAGYSSYAGYSGYPQVSTTTPQSGAAYTYPQAYPPAQAFPPQSYAQTAPALAPAPQQTPVPQAYYGSYY; this is encoded by the exons ATGGCGCCTAGCTCGCACACGTGTACCCCGAATCCTCTTGAATCAGCCCTGACGCATCCTAACCACTCATCTTCCTCAAAAGAGCTTCACCCCGTAAGTTCACTTCATCACCAGCACAGCTCGTATTCTCTTCTCCCACCACTTGAGCTACACCACCTTGCGAGCGAAAACGAAACCGTCCTtttgaaagctctctctctctccctcttcctttcC CTTATCCACCCCTGGCTTGCGTTGGCATCAACAAATAGAATGGCAGATAGTGAACCTGTGTTTGCACAAACAGCGACTGTCATGGAATATCCACCCATGGGATATGCCTCTGCCGACTACGCTGTGGCCCATTCGACCACTGTTTCCGACGGTGTTTGTACTGCTGGTGCTGCTAGCGGGGATTCAACTGTCTCTGCCGCTCCCACAGATCCTGTTCATCCCGTGCCAGATGGTTCTAGTGTAGGCATCGGAAATACATACAATATGGATCCAGATTTAGTTAAGTCAGAAGCTCCCCTCGACCCAACATACAATGTCAAGGCTGTTGGAGTGACTGATGCCAGCGCGAACGTTGGCAGCGAGGAAAGTGTGGTGGTAGAATCGAATCCTCCCCTTGGTTATGATTCTACAAATGGCAATCATGTCAGTGAAACAAGGAGTTTCGCTGCGGCAGGAAATGGTGAGAATGGGAGTGCTTTGAATGAGGCTGGTGAAGCTGCTGTTGACCCGCAGTTTGAGGAGGGTACTG CGATTTCTACTGAAGAAGATCGACTATGGAGCTCTGTAAGGGCTAACTGTCTGGACTTCAATTCCTGGACTGCGCTCATCCAAGAGACAGAGAAAGTGGCAGAG GATAAtatattaaaaattcaaaaagtataTGATGCATTTTTAGCAGAATTCCCGTTGTGTTATGGTTACTGGAAAAAGTATGCGGATCATGAGGCACGTTTGGGTGCTATTGACAAAGTTGTTGAGGTGTATGAGCGAGCTGTTCAAGCTGTGACCTATTCTGTCGACATTTGGCTGCACTATTGCATGTTTGCAATATCAACATATGGAGATCCAGATACTGTTCGAAG GCTGTTTGAGAGAGGATTGGCATATGTTGGAACAGATTACTTATCTTATCCCCTTTGGGATAAATATATAGAATACGAATACTCACAGCAGGAATGGGGCCACCTGGCTATGATATACACCAGGATATTGGAGAATCCTATTCAACAACTAGATCGCTATTTTAACAG TTTCAAAGAATTAGCTGGAAGTCGGCCCTTATCAGAAATACAGACAGCTGAAGAAGCTGCTGTGGCAGTTGCCAGTTCGAAGACTAGTAGCCAAGGAGTCGATGGCAGTGTTCATCCTGATGGCATGGAACAATCTCCTAAACCCTTAAGTGCGGGCTTAACAGAAGCAGAGGAATTGGAGAAGTATGTCGCCATTAGGGAAGATATGTATAAGAAAGCTAGAGACTTCGATGCTAAGATCCTTGATTTTGAAACAGCTATTAGGAGGCCATACTTCCATGTGAGGCCCCTTGATGATCCACAGCTTGACAATTGGCACAACTATCTGGATTTTATTGAAAAAGGAGACGACTTCAACAAG GTCGTCAAGTTGTATGAAAGATGCCTGATTGCTTGTGCCAATTATCCGGAATACTGGATACGTTATATATTATGCATGGAAGCCAGTGGAAGTATGGAACTTGCGAATAATGCTCTTGCTCGTGCTACCCAAGTTTTTGTCAAG AGACAGCCGGAGATTCACCTTTTTGCTGCTAGATTCAAAGAGCAGAGTGGTGATATTTCAGGAGCCCGCGCCGAGTATCAGCTCATGTATTCTGAACTTTCACCTGGTCTTCTAGAAGCCATAATCAAGCATGCAAACATGGAATTTCGACTG GGTAACTTGGATGCTGCTTTTTCTGTGTATGAGGGGGCTATTGCCActgaaaaaggaaaagaacagTCTCAAATATTGCCAATGCTATTTATTCAATACTTGCGATTTCTCTACTTG GTTGCCGGTAATGGAGAGAAAGCCAGGGAGATACAAGCTGGAGTTCTTGAACACGTGGAACTCTCAAAACCACTTTTAGAG GCTGTAATCCATCTAGAGTCAATTCAATCATTCCCGAAACGAATTGATTATTTGGATTCATTGGTGGAGAAGTTCATAACACCCTACCCTGATAACCCGAATATGACGAGTATCACCGAGAGAGAAGAGTTGTCTAGCATATTCTTGGAG TTTTTGGATCTATTTGGAGACCCACAATCAATCAAGAAGGCTGAAAATCGGCACTTTAAGCTGTTTTTACACCAAAGGAGTGTTGTGTCAGAGTCTAAAAAACGGCGTGCTGAAGATTTTCTGGCTTCAGAGAAGGCAAAGATGGCCAAGTCTTATGCAGCTGTTCCTTCACAAGCTCAATCGCTCATTGGTGCATATCCAAATGCACAGAACCAGTGGGCTGCAGGTTATGGACTTCAACCTCAAGCTTGGCCACAGGCTCCTCAAGCACAGGGCCAGCAGTGGAATCCTGCCTATTCTCAACAG GCTGGGTATAGTAGTTATGCTGGCTACAGTGGCTATCCCCAGGTATCAACAACAACTCCACAGAGTGGTGCTGCTTACACTTACCCTCAAGCATATCCTCCTGCCCAG GCTTTTCCACCACAGAGCTATGCGCAGACGGCCCCAGCTTTAGCTCCTGCTCCACAACAAACCCCAGTCCCTCAGGCATACTATGGCAGTTATTACTGA
- the LOC131240589 gene encoding pre-mRNA-processing factor 39-1-like isoform X6, producing MAPSSHTCTPNPLESALTHPNHSSSSKELHPVSSLHHQHSSYSLLPPLELHHLASENETVLLKALSLSLFLSLIHPWLALASTNRMADSEPVFAQTATVMEYPPMGYASADYAVAHSTTVSDGVCTAGAASGDSTVSAAPTDPVHPVPDGSSVGIGNTYNMDPDLVKSEAPLDPTYNVKAVGVTDASANVGSEESVVVESNPPLGYDSTNGNHVSETRSFAAAGNGENGSALNEAGEAAVDPQFEEGTAISTEEDRLWSSVRANCLDFNSWTALIQETEKVAEDNILKIQKVYDAFLAEFPLCYGYWKKYADHEARLGAIDKVVEVYERAVQAVTYSVDIWLHYCMFAISTYGDPDTVRRLFERGLAYVGTDYLSYPLWDKYIEYEYSQQEWGHLAMIYTRILENPIQQLDRYFNSFKELAGSRPLSEIQTAEEAAVAVASSKTSSQGVDGSVHPDGMEQSPKPLSAGLTEAEELEKYVAIREDMYKKARDFDAKILDFETAIRRPYFHVRPLDDPQLDNWHNYLDFIEKGDDFNKVVKLYERCLIACANYPEYWIRYILCMEASGSMELANNALARATQVFVKRQPEIHLFAARFKEQSGDISGARAEYQLMYSELSPGLLEAIIKHANMEFRLGNLDAAFSVYEGAIATEKGKEQSQILPMLFIQYLRFLYLVAGNGEKAREIQAGVLEHVELSKPLLEAVIHLESIQSFPKRIDYLDSLVEKFITPYPDNPNMTSITEREELSSIFLEVMVCSVVGRAMEIISLVRSELLACTF from the exons ATGGCGCCTAGCTCGCACACGTGTACCCCGAATCCTCTTGAATCAGCCCTGACGCATCCTAACCACTCATCTTCCTCAAAAGAGCTTCACCCCGTAAGTTCACTTCATCACCAGCACAGCTCGTATTCTCTTCTCCCACCACTTGAGCTACACCACCTTGCGAGCGAAAACGAAACCGTCCTtttgaaagctctctctctctccctcttcctttcC CTTATCCACCCCTGGCTTGCGTTGGCATCAACAAATAGAATGGCAGATAGTGAACCTGTGTTTGCACAAACAGCGACTGTCATGGAATATCCACCCATGGGATATGCCTCTGCCGACTACGCTGTGGCCCATTCGACCACTGTTTCCGACGGTGTTTGTACTGCTGGTGCTGCTAGCGGGGATTCAACTGTCTCTGCCGCTCCCACAGATCCTGTTCATCCCGTGCCAGATGGTTCTAGTGTAGGCATCGGAAATACATACAATATGGATCCAGATTTAGTTAAGTCAGAAGCTCCCCTCGACCCAACATACAATGTCAAGGCTGTTGGAGTGACTGATGCCAGCGCGAACGTTGGCAGCGAGGAAAGTGTGGTGGTAGAATCGAATCCTCCCCTTGGTTATGATTCTACAAATGGCAATCATGTCAGTGAAACAAGGAGTTTCGCTGCGGCAGGAAATGGTGAGAATGGGAGTGCTTTGAATGAGGCTGGTGAAGCTGCTGTTGACCCGCAGTTTGAGGAGGGTACTG CGATTTCTACTGAAGAAGATCGACTATGGAGCTCTGTAAGGGCTAACTGTCTGGACTTCAATTCCTGGACTGCGCTCATCCAAGAGACAGAGAAAGTGGCAGAG GATAAtatattaaaaattcaaaaagtataTGATGCATTTTTAGCAGAATTCCCGTTGTGTTATGGTTACTGGAAAAAGTATGCGGATCATGAGGCACGTTTGGGTGCTATTGACAAAGTTGTTGAGGTGTATGAGCGAGCTGTTCAAGCTGTGACCTATTCTGTCGACATTTGGCTGCACTATTGCATGTTTGCAATATCAACATATGGAGATCCAGATACTGTTCGAAG GCTGTTTGAGAGAGGATTGGCATATGTTGGAACAGATTACTTATCTTATCCCCTTTGGGATAAATATATAGAATACGAATACTCACAGCAGGAATGGGGCCACCTGGCTATGATATACACCAGGATATTGGAGAATCCTATTCAACAACTAGATCGCTATTTTAACAG TTTCAAAGAATTAGCTGGAAGTCGGCCCTTATCAGAAATACAGACAGCTGAAGAAGCTGCTGTGGCAGTTGCCAGTTCGAAGACTAGTAGCCAAGGAGTCGATGGCAGTGTTCATCCTGATGGCATGGAACAATCTCCTAAACCCTTAAGTGCGGGCTTAACAGAAGCAGAGGAATTGGAGAAGTATGTCGCCATTAGGGAAGATATGTATAAGAAAGCTAGAGACTTCGATGCTAAGATCCTTGATTTTGAAACAGCTATTAGGAGGCCATACTTCCATGTGAGGCCCCTTGATGATCCACAGCTTGACAATTGGCACAACTATCTGGATTTTATTGAAAAAGGAGACGACTTCAACAAG GTCGTCAAGTTGTATGAAAGATGCCTGATTGCTTGTGCCAATTATCCGGAATACTGGATACGTTATATATTATGCATGGAAGCCAGTGGAAGTATGGAACTTGCGAATAATGCTCTTGCTCGTGCTACCCAAGTTTTTGTCAAG AGACAGCCGGAGATTCACCTTTTTGCTGCTAGATTCAAAGAGCAGAGTGGTGATATTTCAGGAGCCCGCGCCGAGTATCAGCTCATGTATTCTGAACTTTCACCTGGTCTTCTAGAAGCCATAATCAAGCATGCAAACATGGAATTTCGACTG GGTAACTTGGATGCTGCTTTTTCTGTGTATGAGGGGGCTATTGCCActgaaaaaggaaaagaacagTCTCAAATATTGCCAATGCTATTTATTCAATACTTGCGATTTCTCTACTTG GTTGCCGGTAATGGAGAGAAAGCCAGGGAGATACAAGCTGGAGTTCTTGAACACGTGGAACTCTCAAAACCACTTTTAGAG GCTGTAATCCATCTAGAGTCAATTCAATCATTCCCGAAACGAATTGATTATTTGGATTCATTGGTGGAGAAGTTCATAACACCCTACCCTGATAACCCGAATATGACGAGTATCACCGAGAGAGAAGAGTTGTCTAGCATATTCTTGGAGGTAATGGTTTGTAGTGTTGTTGGGAGAGCCATGGAAATAATCTCTTTGGTCAGAAGTGAACTACTAGCATGCACTTTCTGA